The Corynebacterium felinum DNA segment TGAATACTGCCTGCCTACCATCAAGGCCAATGGCTCCTACATGAAGCAGTACCCACTGCTGTCTGCCATTTCCCGCCCACTGATCGTCAAGCACCTCGTCGAAGCAGCAAAAACCTTCGGCGGCACCCACGTCTCCCACGGCTGCACCGGCAAGGGCAACGACCAAGTTCGTTTCGAAGTAGGCTTCCGTTCCCTAGCGCCAGAACTTGAAATCATCGCACCAGCCCGCGATTACGCGTGGACCCGCGACAAGGCTATCGCGTTCGCTGAGGAGATCAACCTCCCGATCGAGCAGTCCACCAAGTCCCCATTCTCCATCGACCAAAACGTCTGGGGTCGCGCCATTGAAACCGGATTCCTGGAGGACCTGTGGAACCCACCAACCAAGGACCTCTACGCCTACACCGAAGACCCAGCACTCGGCAACGCACCTGATGAAGTCACCATCACCTTCAAATCCGGTGTCCCAGTTGCCATCGACGGTCGCCCAGTAACCGTTCTGGAAGCCATTGAAGAAATGAACCGCCGTGCTGGCGCTCAGGGCGTTGGCCGCCTCGACATGGTTGAAGACCGCCTCGTGGGCATTAAGTCCCGCGAAGTCTACGAAGCACCAGGTGCGGTAGCGCTGATCACTGCTCACGAAGCACTGGAAGACGTGACCGTTGAGCGCGAACTGGCCCGCTACAAGCGCCTGATCGACGCACGCTGGTCCGAAGAAGTCTACGATGGCCTGTGGTTCGGCCCCTTGAAGCGTTCGCTCGATGCTTTCATCGACTCCACCCAAGAGCACGTCACCGGCGATATCCGCATGGTGCTGCACGCTGGCTCCTGCGTGGTGAACGGCCGCAAGTCCGATCACTCCCTCTACGACTTCAACCTTGCAACCTACGACACCGGTGATACCTTCGACCAGACCTTGGCTAAGGGCTTCGTGGAACTGCACGGCCTGTCCTCCAAGATCGCAAACCGCCGCGACCGCGAGGCTTAAAGTACTTCACGCTTTCCTTCTTCACCACAGACCTAGCGCGTAGCTAGCACGGTAGAAGAAAAAGAACTTCTGGCCCAAGGGGAAAGCATCCTCTTGGGCCAGAAGTCTAGGCAACAGACTTTATTTTCAGAATCTAGCTATTTGGCTGTGGCGGCTCATAAGCCGCAGCCGAATCCATGCACGCAGCAACACACACGTGAAAAACAAGGATGACAACCATGCAGAAACACGGAACTAACCAAGGCGCCCTGTGGGGCGGGCGGTTCTCCGGCGGCCCGAGCGAAGCCATGTTCGCACTATCCGTTTCAACCCACTTCGACTGGGTACTCGCCCCCTACGATGTGCTCGCTTCCCAAGCACACGCCAAAGTCTTGCATAAAGCAGGTTTGCTCAGCGATGCTGATTTAGACACCATGCTCAACGGTCTTCGCGAACTCGGCGAGGCAGTCGCTGCGGGAACATTTACCCCTGAGCCCACCGACGAAGACGTCCACGGTGCAATGGAACGCGGCTTGATCGCCCTTGTCGGTCCAGAAGTAGGCGGTCGTTTACGTGCTGGCCGGTCCCGCAACGATCAGGTAGCAACCTTGTTCCGCATGTGGGTGCGCGACGCAATCCGCGACATCGCAGCCCAAACTGCACAACTTGTCGCCGCACTGTCTGAGCAGGCGGCGAAACACGAGGGTGTTATCATGCCAGGGAAAACCCACTTTCAGGCAGCCCAGCCCGTGCTTCTCGCGCATTCACTTCTCGCGCACGCACACCCATTGCTGCGCGATATTCAGCGCTTGCAGGATCTTGATAAACGCCTTGCTGTCTCCCCTTACGGTTCCGGTGCATTGGCAGGCTCTTCGTTGAAGCTCGACCCAGAAGCAATCGCTGAAGAGCTGGGCTTCGATGCTGCCGCCGAGAACTCCCTCGATGCGACGTCGTCACGCGATTTCGCAGCGGAAACCGCATTCGTGCTCGCCCAAATTGGGGTTGACATGTCGCGACTAGCTGAAGAAATCATCGCATGGTGCACCCCAGAATTCGGCTACATCACGCTTGACGACGCCTGGTCAACCGGCTCGTCCATCATGCCGCAGAAGAAGAACCCCGACGTCGCAGAACTCACCCGTGGCAAGTCGGGGCGCTTGATCGGCAACCTCGCAGGACTCATGGCAACACTCAAAGCAATGCCCTTAGCTTACAACCGTGACCTGCAGGAAGATAAAGAACCAATCGTTGATTCGGTTGCACAGCTCAATCTGTTGCTGCCTGCCATGACTGGGCTCGTTTCTACTCTCACCTTCCACCCTGAGCGTATGCGCGAACTCGCCCCCGCCGGATTCACCCTCGCGACCGATTTGGCGGAGTGGATGGTGCGCGAAGGTGTCCCATTCCGCGAAGCCCACGAAGCATCGGGGGCATGCGTGCGCATTGCCGAGGCACGTGGCGTACAACTTCACGAGTTGAGCGACGAAGAATTTGCCGGCGTCGACCCGCGACTGCACGCAGGCGTGCGTGAAGTGCTCACCGTTGAAGGCGCTGTCGCCTCCCGAACAACCCTTGGCGGAACCGCACAGGTGCGTGTCGATGAACAGCGTGCCAAGATCGACGCACTCAACGCCGAGTATGAAAAGTGGGCACACACCCCCGTGCGCAACTAGACGCTCGCTAGGGCATTAAACCCGCGCTGTGAACCACTTAAAGGTGGGCGATCCCTCGTAATTGTGAGGGATCGCCCACCTTTGATTGTGGGGGCGCAGCCAGCACCTTCTATCATCCAAACCCCCTAGTATGGAAAGTGAAGCCTTGAAAAAATAAAGGTAGTGTCAGGCAAGCGTTGTGCCTGTCAGCAGTGCAACACTTTCCCTTCGTCACCCACAGGCGCGTTCGCTTGCATTATCAAAGAAAGCAGAACGGTCATGTCGAAGAGAACCCAATTAACACTGAAAAAGCTCAGTTGCATTCTTGGTGCGTTTCTTGCCAGCACCCTCATGGTCGCATGTCAGCAAACGCCACCACCTGCCCCAAATCCCACACCTCCTTTAGAAACCAAAACTCCACCTTCAGATGCGCAAGGGTTGAGCGGATCTGCACCGCCTTCATCACTCGACCCCGGCGATAGCCACAATCTGGCAGATGCCGACGTGACGCATATTGATAGTGTGCGTGCGTTATGGCATTCCGGAGATCTAGCGCCTGGCTACACTGTTGATCCCGCCACGCAGATTCAGCCCATCGCAGTACGCTGGTGCATGCTGTCCCTTGCTGCAGAAGAGTCTGGAATCTACTCGTGCGTGTCCACCGATGAACAGCAAAAAGTGTACAACACCTGCTATGTCGACTTGTCGTGGCCACAGACTGTGCTGTGCCTCGAAGAACCCGATGCAGATGTCTTGATCAGGGCAACACACGATGGTTCCCCGAAGCGCTTTGAGGGCGAGCACTACCGCATCGCACCGTGGCGAATAACATTAGACAATGGCGCTGAGTGCATATACACCCCTGGGTTGGAATTCACGCTCCCAGAACAGGCCATGAATAATGGGTGGAATCCACGCTACGTGTGCGAAGACAGAACGTGGATCTACGAGTTTACTGACCTCACCAGTTTTGCAGGCATCGATGATTCCAACCCCCAATGGCGAGCCTCTGTTGGCCCAGCCTATGACAACGGTGAACCACGGCTTGTGGAAAGCCCGAAACTGTGGTGGACGAATGTTATACGGGCAACGTATGTGGGGTGGTATGACCCCATGGGTGTGGGTTAAAAGGACCCGCCACATGCCCTTTGGTGGGTGTGGCGAAGTATTCGTTAAAAAAGGTGGCAGTGGGGTAGGGTTGAAGGCTATGAGTATTGATCCGAAGTTGCTTGAGGTTTTGGTGTGTCCCCAAGATAAGGGACCACTGGAATATAGTGAAAATGAGCAGGTGCTCATCAACTCCCGCCTCGGCATCGCCTATCGGATTGATGAGGGAATTCCGGTCATGCTAATCGACGAAGCAATCAGCTGGCCTCCTGTAGCTAAATAATTTCCTTCAACTCCACGCATCCGTTGTCTGCTTTTCGCCACCCATGTACGTCGGTGGCGCATCTCCTTTTTAACGCCCAAAGCCTTTTATGGCAAAAGTTTCTCCTCCGGATGCGTGCGAGCTAATTACCCTTTTCCTCTATTGAAATTGTCACACTGACAGAAAAGAAAACCATGAATATCATTGACGAATTGAGCTGGCGCGGACTGATCAACCAGTCCACCGATCTGGAAGAACTACGCGATACCTGCGAAAACCCAATCACTGTCTACTGCGGTTTCGATCCAACTGGTGCTTCCTTGCACGCCGGTCACCTCGTTCCTTTGGTTATGTTGAAGCGTTTTCAAGACGCTGGTCACCGCATTCTTACCCTCGCCGGTGGTGCTACGGGCATGATCGGTGATCCTCGTGATGTGGGGGAGCGGTCAATGCTTTCTGAGGCAGAGGTTGCTCAAAACGTCGAAAGCATCAAAGAGCAGATTCGTCGTTTTATTGATTACACCGATGGCCGCGCCATCATGGTGAACAATGCGGATTGGTTGGGCAAGATGAGCCTGATCGAATTCTTGCGTGATTTGGGTAAGAATTTCTCTCTCAACACCATGTTGGATCGTGACACCGTGAAGCGTCGCCTTGAAAGTGACGGCATTTCCTACACTGAGTTTTCGTACATGCTGTTGCAGGCTTTCGACTACGTACATCTGAATCGCGAGTTTGACTGCCAGCTGCAAATCGGTGGCGGCGACCAGTGGGGCAATATTGTTTCCGGCGTTGATTTGAATCGTCGTATGAACCAGAAGAAGGTTCATGCGTTGACTGTTCCTTTGGTGACTGACGCCTCGGGCGCGAAATTCGGTAAGTCGACCGGTGGTGGAAAACTGTGGCTGGATCCGGAATTGACCAGCCCATACTCCTGGTACCAGTATTTCTTGAATGCTGGCGATTCCGTGGTTATTGATTACTTGCGGTGGTTCACCTTCCTCAGCCAGGAAGAAATTGCAGGTTACGAGGAGGCTGTGGCGGAGCGGGCTTTCAAGCGTGAAGCTCAGCGTCGTCTCGCGCAGGAGATGACTACTCTTGTGCACGGTGCTGAGGCCACGAAGTCTGTGGAGTTGGCTGCCGAAGCTTTGTTCGGCAAGGCCGAGCTTTCAGAGTTAGATGAAAATACTCTGCGCGGTGCTTTGTCCGAGACCACTATTGCTGAGGTGGGTGCCGAGGACCCACGCACAATTGTGGATTTGCTGGTTGCTGCGGGTCTTGCTGATTCGAAGGGTGCAGCCCGTCGCACAGTGAAGGAGGGCGGCGCGTACGTGAATAACCAGCGTATTGAGTCGGAAGAGTGGGAGCCTTCCGCTTCTGATTTGTTGCATGGTTCCTGGTTAGTGTTGCGTAAGGGCAAGAAGAACTTTGCAGGTGCCCGACTGGGTGCTTAAAGTTTTCGCTGGATAGGGCTGGTAGATTTCTCTTCGTGAGCTTCTTCTACTTGTCTGCCATTATTCTTGGGGCGGTATGTGGTTGGGTTTTCCCAGCTAGTACCGCCTTTAGTGTCTGTGTGATGCCACTGTTGGCGGGACTGTTGCTCGCTACCTTTGTGAGCGTTCCGCGCCTTGATTCCTCCATTTTTCCTGCGATGCCGCGACGTTTTCTTCTCGCGTTAGGTATTGCGAACGGTGTGATTGCCCCCAGTTGTGCGTGGTTGTTGACGCGGCTCCTTGCTGCAGAGAACACGCTGGAACAGGCGGTTTCCTTTGGGGCGCTGTTGGTGTTGCTTACTCCTTGCGTGGACTATGTGGTGGTTTTTGCCCAAAAAGCGGGTGGGAATGCGGCTCGTTTAGCGTTGGTGACGCCACTGCTATTAGTTGCACAGCTTATGATCGTTCCAATTATTGCAGGTCGCAGCGTTGATTCAATGCGTCTGCTGAGTTCGGTGGGGATGCTGATCGTTGTTCCGTTGGGTGCAGCGTGGTTCATTCAACGTTATCTTCCTTCGCTGGTGTTGCCGGTTTCACGGGCGATGGATCCGCTGATGGTGGCGGTGTTGTGGGTGATTGCAGCATCGACTGTTCCCCTTTTATCTCTTCCGGTTTCGGTGTTCGCGTTGTTGGCGTTGGTTTTTGCAAGCTTTGCGACGGCGTCAGGGCTATGCACGTTTGTGCTCGCCAGTGCCCTGAAAGTGGAGTGGACTGATCGTGTGAACTGTACTTTTTCAGCAATGACGAGAAATTCGCTGGTGATGATGCCCTTGGCTTTAAGTTTTGACAATCCCGTAATTCCGGCTGTTTTTGTGTGCCAGACCTTTGTTGAATTGGTTGTTTTGCATGCGACGGTTGGTCTTTTCAGCCGACGGAGTACTGAATCAACCACATGATTGATGAAAACGCCCCGTACTCTTAGATATAACTAAGAGTATGAAGAAACTTCTCAACGCCGCAGCGTTCTATACCGTCCTTGGTCTTCTTGCTGGTGTCTTCTACCGGGAGTTCACTCGCGCTCAAGATTTTGTGGGACAAACTCGTCTGTCCACCGTGCATACTCACATTCTTGTGTTGGGTATGATTTTCTTCCTTGTGATGCTGGCACTGGCTGCCACGCTGAAGATCCACGAGAATAAGAATTTCACCGCATTTTTCTGGACGTACAACTGTGGCGTTGTGTGGACTGCAGCCTTCATGACATATAAGGGAATCGCGCAAGTAGAAAATCAAGACTTTGTCATGAGTCCGATGATGGCTGGTTTGTCCGGTATCGGCCACATCATTTTGACGGTGGGTATCTTCCTGTTGTTCAAGGTTTTGTATAAGCAAGTCAAGATTCACCAGTAGCACTCAACAGCCACCTTCCGCTTCTGTGGAGGTGGCTTTGTTTATTTCTTGAAGAACAAATTGCAGTAATAGGGACTTTGACCTGCATGTTTGTGTGTTTGAGAAACTGTGTGTAGATTTATCCGAGTCGCCGCGAGAGCAGCTAGGTTCCGAAGTCGGGATTGTGGTTGTTGTGGTGGCAGGAGAAAGCTACTTGACAGGGTGTTTATATTCGGTTAAGGTTTCTTCTTACCGCTTCCGATGGGTTTTGGCTTGAGAGGTTGCGGGCGTGTTGTTTGAGAACTCAATAGTGTGCCAATGTACTTTTGTTTTTTGTTTGGGTTGTTGGTTTTGTTGTTTGATGGTGGGTTTGGCCGGCAAGTGTGGCTTGCTTGTTAAATTTTTTTTTGCTGTTGGATGACGGGATTGATGATTCGATTCTTTGGCCTTCCCCGCTTTTTGCCCCGTCGGGTTGGGGGAGGTTGTTGTCTTTTTTTGTTTTTTTCAATCATTTTCGCATGGTGCCTGGCTTTTGGGTTGGGTGTTGTGTGGGCTGGTTGTTTGTTTTTTTGCCGGTTTGGTTGGGCTTTTCACGAGCCTTGGGCAGGAATAGTTTTTGTTCTTGTTTTTTGTGGAGAGTTTGATCCTGGCTCAGGACGAACGCTGGCGGCGTGCTTAACACATGCAAGTCGAACGGAAAGGCCTCAGCTTTTGTTGGGGTGCTCGAGTGGCGAACGGGTGAGTAACACGTGGGTGATCTGCCTCGTACTTCGGGATAAGCTTGGGAAACTGGGTCTAATACCGGATAGGACCATCATTTAGTGTTGGTGGTGGAAAGTTTTTTCGGTACGAGATGAGCCCGCGGCCTATCAGCTTGTTGGTGGGGTAATGGCCTACCAAGGCGTCGACGGGTAGCCGGCCTGAGAGGGTGGACGGCCACATTGGGACTGAGATACGGCCCAGACTCCTACGGGAGGCAGCAGTGGGGAATATTGCACAATGGGCGCAAGCCTGATGCAGCGACGCCGCGTGGGGGATGACGGCCTTCGGGTTGTAAACCTCTTTCGACAGGGACGAAGCTTTTGTGACGGTACCTGTATAAGAAGCACCGGCTAACTA contains these protein-coding regions:
- the tyrS gene encoding tyrosine--tRNA ligase, whose amino-acid sequence is MNIIDELSWRGLINQSTDLEELRDTCENPITVYCGFDPTGASLHAGHLVPLVMLKRFQDAGHRILTLAGGATGMIGDPRDVGERSMLSEAEVAQNVESIKEQIRRFIDYTDGRAIMVNNADWLGKMSLIEFLRDLGKNFSLNTMLDRDTVKRRLESDGISYTEFSYMLLQAFDYVHLNREFDCQLQIGGGDQWGNIVSGVDLNRRMNQKKVHALTVPLVTDASGAKFGKSTGGGKLWLDPELTSPYSWYQYFLNAGDSVVIDYLRWFTFLSQEEIAGYEEAVAERAFKREAQRRLAQEMTTLVHGAEATKSVELAAEALFGKAELSELDENTLRGALSETTIAEVGAEDPRTIVDLLVAAGLADSKGAARRTVKEGGAYVNNQRIESEEWEPSASDLLHGSWLVLRKGKKNFAGARLGA
- a CDS encoding argininosuccinate synthase, with the protein product MTNRVVLAYSGGLDTSVAIPYLAKMTGGEVVAVSLDLGQGGEDMESVRQRALDCGAVESVVIDAKDEFANEYCLPTIKANGSYMKQYPLLSAISRPLIVKHLVEAAKTFGGTHVSHGCTGKGNDQVRFEVGFRSLAPELEIIAPARDYAWTRDKAIAFAEEINLPIEQSTKSPFSIDQNVWGRAIETGFLEDLWNPPTKDLYAYTEDPALGNAPDEVTITFKSGVPVAIDGRPVTVLEAIEEMNRRAGAQGVGRLDMVEDRLVGIKSREVYEAPGAVALITAHEALEDVTVERELARYKRLIDARWSEEVYDGLWFGPLKRSLDAFIDSTQEHVTGDIRMVLHAGSCVVNGRKSDHSLYDFNLATYDTGDTFDQTLAKGFVELHGLSSKIANRRDREA
- a CDS encoding DUF2871 domain-containing protein, which translates into the protein MKKLLNAAAFYTVLGLLAGVFYREFTRAQDFVGQTRLSTVHTHILVLGMIFFLVMLALAATLKIHENKNFTAFFWTYNCGVVWTAAFMTYKGIAQVENQDFVMSPMMAGLSGIGHIILTVGIFLLFKVLYKQVKIHQ
- a CDS encoding Trm112 family protein, with product MSIDPKLLEVLVCPQDKGPLEYSENEQVLINSRLGIAYRIDEGIPVMLIDEAISWPPVAK
- the argH gene encoding argininosuccinate lyase, which codes for MQKHGTNQGALWGGRFSGGPSEAMFALSVSTHFDWVLAPYDVLASQAHAKVLHKAGLLSDADLDTMLNGLRELGEAVAAGTFTPEPTDEDVHGAMERGLIALVGPEVGGRLRAGRSRNDQVATLFRMWVRDAIRDIAAQTAQLVAALSEQAAKHEGVIMPGKTHFQAAQPVLLAHSLLAHAHPLLRDIQRLQDLDKRLAVSPYGSGALAGSSLKLDPEAIAEELGFDAAAENSLDATSSRDFAAETAFVLAQIGVDMSRLAEEIIAWCTPEFGYITLDDAWSTGSSIMPQKKNPDVAELTRGKSGRLIGNLAGLMATLKAMPLAYNRDLQEDKEPIVDSVAQLNLLLPAMTGLVSTLTFHPERMRELAPAGFTLATDLAEWMVREGVPFREAHEASGACVRIAEARGVQLHELSDEEFAGVDPRLHAGVREVLTVEGAVASRTTLGGTAQVRVDEQRAKIDALNAEYEKWAHTPVRN